DNA sequence from the Acipenser ruthenus chromosome 20, fAciRut3.2 maternal haplotype, whole genome shotgun sequence genome:
GAGCACGGCATTGTCACTTGCTGGGAGGATATGGAGAAAATCTGGAGGCACGTTTATGAATGCGAGTTGAGGATGAAATCAAGCGAGAGACCCGTGCTCTTAACCGAAGCACCCCTGAACCCTCTCACCAACAGAGAGAAGATGACCGAGATTATGTTCGAGAACTTCAAGGTGCCTGCTATGTATGTGTCAGTGCAGGCTGTGCTGGCACTGTATGCTTCGGGGCGCACTACAGGGATGGTAATGGACAGTGGAGACGGTGTAACCCATACTGTTCCCATATATGATGGATACTGCTTACCGCACGCCGTGTCCAGACTAGACATCGCCGGGAGGGACATAACAGAATATTTTATGAGGCTCCTGCTGGAGAGTGGTCATTCTTTTGTGAGCAGTGCCGAGCGGGAAATCGTTAAGGACATCAAAGAGAAGCTGTGCTACGTCGCCATTGAGCCCACGATGGAGCTTAAAAAAACGCCAGAGGTGATTCAGAAAGAGTACCAACTGCCGGACGGGAACGTGATCAAGATCGGCAATCAGCTTTTCAGAGCCCCGGAAGCCCTTTTCGTCCCTGCTTTTGTCGGAGTGGAAGCTCCCGGGGTACACAAACTGACTTTCAACAGCGTTCTGAAATGCGACATCGACGTGCGCAAGAACCTCTACGCCAACGTGTTGATTTCTGGGGGTTCCACGCTGTTCCCAGGGCTGGATGAACGGATGCTGAAAGAGATTACGTTGCAGGTGCCAGCTGGGGTACCGGTGAAGGTGATAGCCCCACCGGAGAGAAAATACTCCGTTTGGATCGGGGCCTCTATTCTTACGTGCCTCACCGCCTTCAAACAGATGTGGATAACGGCCATCGACTACAAGGAGTTTGGACCCCCAGTGGTCCAccgaaaatgcttttaaaaagggaCTGGCTAGATTTTGGAAACCTACTTAATAAAAGGAGCATCACATTTGACATAAACGGTCTGTGATTTTGTGACTATAAATAAAGCTATGCTGTCCAGCGAtctgttttatttctattgtttTCGTAACCAAACACGTCACAATGTAGGGGAATGCACTGTAAACAGTCCAAGTGACGCTTAGATTTTGAAAGAGGGCAACGTGGTCATTGTGggatggtttattattattattattattattattattattattattattattattattattattattatttagcagacttgCAGAAATTAAACAATATCTTTGGCAATGTTTCTATAAgaagaaaattgaaaaataaaagtaaggCTAcggagagaaatggcagatgaaaagacaCAGCAGACATAAAAGCAAATTCTAAACAttcaaaataacacaacacagacacaccccaGAACGGACCCAACACAACCAGTGTCCTTCTTGATATTTTTACACGATTGCCGAACACGCTGCCGCTCACACCGACAGGGAAGAGAATCGGTAGAAATCCTTAATTGGAGGCAGTAAAAACGGGTGTGTGATGGACgcaggtgaaaacaacaaagtcCAGTGATGCGCTATGACGCGCAGAGAACACTTgcaatgttgttattattgtttcaaTTGAAAAGAAACCACAAAGTTGGGTTAACCAAATACAACACAGATGTGATGCTTATCAATTCATTGTTTGGTTATCTGTTCCTGGTAACCCTTCAAAATGATACATTCGTgttaaatggatttttaaaagaaATCATTTCTAACATGCGTTCACAACCTCATGTGATTTGGAATCCAGTCATATCTGTGCAGTTTTGCTGTTTTTTCATTTCTGAGGGCACTCTCTGTCCTCACTTTCCACGTGTATTAATACATTGCACGTTTTGTGTTTTGGGTGTAATCCTTGACGTAACTATATGTGTTTATGAGCTGGCCAAAACGCATCACAATCACCATCACAGCAATTCTTAATAAAACAGATTACACACATTTAGAATTTCAATCTATTCTGTTTTACACACAcgtctatatagatatatagctaAATGGATATGGATATGTATTATAAACCTGGCATATTAACGAGCCTCTTGACAGTATTATACTAGTTATTAATAACGTTCTAACGACATATATTCATATATGATTTCCTTTCCTATAACGTGGTCACGACATAGCTTCACCTGAAGTATAGATTTGACAGTTATTGCAGGATAAAGATTAGCCCGGTATTAAcatttttggaagaaaaaaaatacaaaacagtataCTAAGCAAAATGGAGCACTCgactgaataattaaataaaatagcaaGTACTTTTTAATGTGGGGCAACTTTTTACTTGGGAAGCTGGATGCAGGTGCACATGGCTAAATACATTGATCTTTTTGTTCCTGTCAAAACAGTACAAGTTGTTATCCAGTCATAGTTTTAATACCTGTAAAGTTTAACTGGAAtgccaggctttttttttttaccaacacaCGGAAGTTCTGGAAAGTCGCTGTATATTTATGACAGATGGAGAAGCAGGTGTGGGTCGCAATTAAATTACCCCGTATTTTAAACACTCCTTTGTGTTCACGAAATGTTTCTATAAACATATGATCCTTAATAGTATTCAACACGCGTTTCTTTTCATGTGTCGGGTGCCTACAGCTGCATTAGTGTGCACTGTTAAACAGTGCAACTGTTGTTTAGCCTAATTAGCGCTCATGTTTTGAGTTTTCTGCACTTATTCCATAATTTGAAGTTTTTGACTTTGAACTAATACAGCCACAACCAATACGCGACCCTTTCTTAAAGTGCTATAGGGTCTGGCATGTTGAATCCGTATGTCTAGATTGGGCTTTGGCACGGTTCTACTAGAATATACGTGTGGCTGTTATTCTAGAGAAATACAATTGTGACGAATCACAATTTTCGTTACAATGTTACGCTACCCAGTCACAATCACAATTGGCTGTGAACATTGTTTTCAGTGGCAGATGGTGTTGACACATGTCATGTATATATTTGTGGATCTATAACTTATTCAAATGAGtagtgaaaaacaaatatatggtGTAGGAAGtatagatttttcttttctttttttttaactatttaaagTAACAGTTTACCTGGAACATACCTGTGGAAttataaactgtgtgtgtgtgtgtgtgtgtctacaagTGAATAATATGGtttctcaaattataaaacaGACGAATTATCATAATCTGGACAAATAAACCTTCAATATCCACGTGTTTTGAAAAcgtatggaataaaaaaaaaacgaattttcATAAGGGACAATTGTTTCGCAATTCgacattattttatatttctcaGTTTTTTTGCACAGCATTTTAACATAATACACATACATAAATGTACACAGATATCATCAACTTATTTTGATAAATTAAACCGTATCTTGTGGAGAGGTGTGTGGAGTGACATGCAATGCCATATATCTCATCATTACCACAGTAATGCAGTGCGTTAAAATAAGTGAGGATTTTGaagcaaatttgtttttttttaaaaagaaaaagttaattgTATATTTCCATTGGTTTTACCTCATAATAGTGCTGTGTTTTCTTGATTAATTAGTTTTCATTGACTAGTCTACTGTATGTGCCTCGTAAACGTATAGTGTTattgctaattatatatatatatatatatatatatatatatatatatatatatatatatatatatatatattagtattattaatatgaaACAATTTGTGCTCTATTGATTATGTTGACTTGATGTCAATTACAGTTCATAACAGATTTTCATTTTTccacatttacaaataaataaatcaaatactcTTTCCTCGGAAGATATTAAGCAGCCTTATTTATGATCTTAATTGTAATGCaaatggattactgtgtaacGGTAATTTGTGATTTCGTTTTAAAGAATTGCTTTAAAATCAGCGAGAAGGAGGCTGTTTTGTTGTCGCATAAAATGCATGTAATTTATGACGTATACGATAATATTCGGCACTGTTTATGTCACTGTGGCACCAATTGCTTTTGTCGGTTTAGAAAAAGATTATTATCAAACAAGGAAAGCGCATCAACAGGTTTaagagagatctggtaaacctTAAAATGTTGAAAAGACTGCAGTTAACCAAAAAGCAGATTATGTATTAATAATGCTAGTGTACCATTGtattattaatgataatataAGTGTGGGATTCTTCCTGGAAAAGGAAgggttaaaatataataaaatgacatttttttttcttcctcttctATATTTCTGAAGGATTAAGAATATGTTTCTGAATGTCCTTGTGATTGATTACATCATATTAAGGTCATTTCTACTTTGGGGGTAATTTTATTTTCTGGCCTCGGGCGCTTCTTGGCCGTGCATTTTTATTGCTGGCTTTGCAGTGGGCGGCTGAGCTCCGTTGTTTTTTGCAGTGCTATCGGATTAATGATTCAGAGTCCAATGAAGTGAGACAGCGCGACTGGAACTGAGGAAGGGCTGTATAGGTAGATTTCAGAGCTCTGAGCTGccattgaggggaggggaggggaggggagggggggtgcttttgggtcacattattattattattattattattattattattattattattattattattattattattaatctactAAATTAAACGGTATCTGCGTTCGCTTGTGTGTCCGCTGGGTTTAGATAATGAGCATTCAGCGTCACTAAGATTAGAACGCTTATCCCTGAAGTGAGCGCGCGTGTATGGGGTGTTGGAATGAAGTCGGAGCAGCtgtaaacacatttaataatCGCAGGGCCGACAAATTGATTGCTTAAGTAAAACGAAAATACGACTTCACACACCTACGTTAATAGAATATCACCTTTCAGTGCGCCGCTTGCTCGGGTTACATTTTCCCAAATGGGCTGCCGTCTGTAACATGCCTTGGAAAACAATACGTTTTGGAACATAAAATAGATGCTGGGATTGGGGTACAACACACAAAAAACGTATATATGTAAATAGGATGCAATAtgtggtttgcaaaaaaaaaaaacataaaaacaaacaaacaaaaaacagttgttAGCTAATTTTCACATCATAGACTACTGCTGCCATCTTCTGTGACTGAATTAACATTCACTTTCATGTTCATCGATGTACAAAATTACCAATGTTCTGAAGTACCTATCGCGCACGGGATGGGGCGTTTAGAAATATGACACGGGGGTAAAATGCAACGATTATTTAAAAGATCCGTTAAATGATCTTGCAAGATGTGTTGCTTTTAAAAGGTTAAAGGTTTTGAAAACGACTGCAGCCATTGTCTATGTGATGTATTGATCAGCTGTACATCCAAAATGTCATATATAGTTCACTGTTTTGAATCTGCAATGATCTGGAACCTTTGAATGCCCAGGGCAGAACCAGCAAATGAAATACATGTCAAGCAGACAAACTTTGTATTGAATGCATCTTGTATTGTTGATGGATGACTGTCGTATACTGGAGTATTTTGGGCAGCTTTCTGAAAACATGTTTAAGCATGtcatgctttatatatatatatatatatatatatatatatatatatatatatatatatatatatataaaacttctTAACTTATCATTTGTTTCCCTGTGACTACCTCATTACACGTGGTATGTATCGGCTGTGCTAACTGTACTATACATAAGTTCTAAGACTTTCAATGTCGTAATCATTCCTATCATGTACACGTTGTTATATGCATTGCAGATTATTACTTCGGGGACAAGGAACTGGtaataatgtaaataatatcAGTGCTCAAACAAGTTATTTTAATAGGGCAAAAATGCGTTGTCTGACCAACCTTGTCGGCAACACAAAAGCGTGTCGACTTGACACCATTTCCATTGTGCTCTTCTGCATTCTACGTGTAACAATACCTAAACGCGTAATGCGTTCAACTGTACCCCAAAACTGGCTGGAGTCGCTCCCCTGCCTTCCTCTATTATGTAGCCTTTAGGTGTATTTGGACAAAGTTTAACCACCtcatcaaggtttttttttttttttttttttttaatgttttgctgAACTACCTTTTGCATCATAAAGGTTAAtgttttgtatgtgtgttttgtacccCCTCTGTCGTTTTTACTCCGTTCACTTCGGGACATCGCATTCTGGGTCTAGCCGGTTCCGGACAATCCTTTGCCAGTTGTGAGAAGCAaggagaggaggaagaagaagaaaaaaaactcagaTTGGGATTAGCGGTCAGATGTCCCATTTCCCACAGGCGCACAAGGTCCTGACCCCAATTAATGGCTAATAATTACCCGGCCAACATCACTGCCGCCGCTTCTAAACCTTCATTAACCAGAGGAGAAAAAGAATACGATCAAACGCCAGGGGTACTTCCATGCATGCGCTTTCACTGCTACCCACTCCATTAAAACAACGATCCCCATAAATTGGGATGTATTGAATTGATTTGAGCTGTTTGTTGTTGATTTTATCTCGGTCACCTAAgcaacgtctttttttttttttttttttgctaatctAATAAACCGAGTACTAATCTCCATGCAAACCTGGTGCAGGCAAATCTTTAGAGATCTCTAGACGGAGTAACGTTTCGGTTTTAAGctctttgtatatatatatatccacatgCTAAAAGTCCAGTAACATTATTTGACAGCCATGCTGTagaaatttgttttgttttgcttggttttgttttgcttttctttaatTAGTTTCACAAGTTTGATTTCAAGATCTTTATTGTTTGACAAGCAAAATACATTACAGTCCGTACATCTAATCTGGTCCATGTTATGAGTGacttgtgtgtatgcgtgtgtgtgtgtgtgtatatgtatatatatatagttttttgtgCTATTATTTTCCATTGCAGTGGGTATATGCCATATGAAAAGGCTAATCAAAACTTGTATTCTGCTTAAGATATGATAAAAACAACATATATTGTCATTAACATTTAATGGAAAATAGTTTGTCGGTTATTATATTAGCTTACCACTAATGCCTAAAATTACGGTTTCTCTCATTGTTTTATGAACGGCATTCCACCAGTAGTTTACACGGTTAGAAACGCCTTTTACGTGTATTTTCTATCTAAACTATAACAGGACATAATAATTTCACAAACCAATATACCGCATATGTTTtgcttaaatataatttaaaggaATGTCTACCTCCAtaatgctgtgttttgttttgttactgctAAATTGGAGGGGGACGGGGGTACTGTGTCATTCGAAATAAAAAGAGGCTTAATGGCAACCCCATTCTGTAATTATTGCTATGTATCATATATACATGAATCATAACATTACATAAACGACATGCTTCAATGAAAGCATGTATATAATTCAATTTTTAACGGCTGCTCTTCCAGTTTCTCCACGCGTGTCTGTGTCAAACGGGCACCTTCTAATAAGATGTAAGCGACGCTCGAAAGAAAGCGAGTGGGGCACAGAAGCGGATATTATTGTGGCCCGGGGTCGCTGAGCGCCTATTTCCGGGGACTCGGCCAGTAACCCTCCCTTCCTGAACTCAAACCACAGGAAAATGCCAACACTCTGT
Encoded proteins:
- the LOC117425598 gene encoding actin-like isoform X1, translated to MFDPKIVEVPAVIFDNGSGLCKCGIAGDSAPRSVITSIVGRSKAKATMVGAGQKEYYIGEEAQAKRGILSLKYPLEHGIVTCWEDMEKIWRHVYECELRMKSSERPVLLTEAPLNPLTNREKMTEIMFENFKVPAMYVSVQAVLALYASGRTTGMVMDSGDGVTHTVPIYDGYCLPHAVSRLDIAGRDITEYFMRLLLESGHSFVSSAEREIVKDIKEKLCYVAIEPTMELKKTPEVIQKEYQLPDGNVIKIGNQLFRAPEALFVPAFVGVEAPGVHKLTFNSVLKCDIDVRKNLYANVLISGGSTLFPGLDERMLKEITLQVPAGVPVKVIAPPERKYSVWIGASILTCLTAFKQMWITAIDYKEFGPPVVHRKCF
- the LOC117425598 gene encoding actin, cytoplasmic-like isoform X2; this translates as MGEEQFPAVIFDNGSGLCKCGIAGDSAPRSVITSIVGRSKAKATMVGAGQKEYYIGEEAQAKRGILSLKYPLEHGIVTCWEDMEKIWRHVYECELRMKSSERPVLLTEAPLNPLTNREKMTEIMFENFKVPAMYVSVQAVLALYASGRTTGMVMDSGDGVTHTVPIYDGYCLPHAVSRLDIAGRDITEYFMRLLLESGHSFVSSAEREIVKDIKEKLCYVAIEPTMELKKTPEVIQKEYQLPDGNVIKIGNQLFRAPEALFVPAFVGVEAPGVHKLTFNSVLKCDIDVRKNLYANVLISGGSTLFPGLDERMLKEITLQVPAGVPVKVIAPPERKYSVWIGASILTCLTAFKQMWITAIDYKEFGPPVVHRKCF